The following coding sequences are from one Mycobacterium bourgelatii window:
- a CDS encoding endonuclease/exonuclease/phosphatase family protein yields the protein MRLLTWNIQGGGGRRIPSIVDEIAQLQPDVVGLTEVTFGNLEVLRLSLVDRGFEHIATTCSAGNAKSVLVASKLPFKVIEDPIAQDQERWLAIELDDSKISVLCVHIPGGTDNKFGADGVGISGKKRKELMWDQVIRFARQRSGGKTILLGDFNTGLPEDAEGTPFALSDYVRVLRLEKYVDTWRHLNPHAREFTWYTKRKNKGTGVSEDYNGFRLDYIFVSPALRNEIVDVRHVHEVRTKKISDHAIVLADLAVVAGAHRTAETTQAMKSTLSHEHAGPATYGGTEVPIPDPSFDSLVAALTKARIAAGNHEFIRRFTTEIGITSYRVVDRPDKPC from the coding sequence ATGCGATTGCTGACCTGGAACATCCAAGGCGGTGGCGGCAGGCGAATCCCGTCAATCGTCGACGAGATTGCACAGTTGCAACCCGATGTCGTCGGCCTCACCGAAGTTACGTTCGGAAACCTGGAAGTCCTCCGCCTCTCTCTGGTCGACCGAGGATTTGAACACATCGCGACCACCTGCTCGGCAGGGAACGCCAAAAGTGTCCTCGTCGCGTCCAAATTGCCCTTCAAGGTCATCGAGGACCCCATCGCCCAAGACCAAGAGCGCTGGCTAGCAATCGAGCTCGACGACTCAAAAATAAGCGTGCTGTGCGTTCACATACCGGGCGGCACCGACAATAAGTTCGGCGCAGATGGCGTTGGAATATCAGGCAAGAAGCGCAAGGAATTGATGTGGGACCAAGTGATTCGGTTCGCCAGACAACGTAGCGGAGGTAAGACAATCCTGTTGGGCGACTTCAACACTGGGCTTCCGGAAGATGCGGAGGGAACACCCTTTGCGCTCTCCGACTATGTGCGGGTGTTACGGCTGGAAAAGTACGTTGACACATGGCGCCACCTCAACCCACACGCACGAGAATTCACTTGGTATACGAAGCGCAAGAACAAGGGCACCGGTGTCTCGGAGGACTACAACGGCTTCCGCCTCGACTACATCTTCGTGTCGCCTGCACTGCGCAACGAAATCGTCGACGTCCGACACGTTCACGAGGTCCGAACGAAAAAGATCTCCGATCACGCGATCGTGCTTGCTGATCTAGCCGTAGTGGCCGGAGCCCACCGCACGGCCGAAACGACTCAGGCCATGAAATCAACGCTGAGCCATGAGCACGCCGGACCTGCAACTTACGGAGGAACTGAGGTCCCCATTCCCGACCCGTCGTTCGACTCTCTCGTCGCAGCGTTGACAAAGGCCCGGATTGCGGCGGGCAATCATGAGTTCATCCGAAGGTTTACCACCGAGATCGGCATCACCTCATACCGGGTTGTCGACAGGCCCGACAAGCCGTGTTGA
- a CDS encoding IS3 family transposase (programmed frameshift): MATNKRRRHTPDQIIRKLAEGNKLLGTGQQLSEVCRHLEITESTWHRWVAQYGGMKASDAKRLKELEAENARLKKLVANQALDIDMLKEIFVGKLLTPNRKRSAAAMLRERFGVSERRACAVVGIHRSTMRLQPPPISDEEAQLRAWLRAFSTQRPRWGWRRAAIAARRAGWKVNNKRIRRLWREEGLRVPQRRRKKRLTGIGAQVGAMCPIRPNAIWAMDFQFDTTADGRTLKMLNVIDEFTREALAIEVDRAINADGVVDVLDRLALMHGAPAYVRFDNGPEFIAHAVNDWCRFNGTGSLFIDPGSPWQNAWIESFNGRLRDELLNSWRFDSLQEAQIIIEDWRIDYNANRPHSAHNGLTPAEFALQWTTTHQPQAA, encoded by the exons ATGGCAACGAACAAGCGCCGGCGGCACACGCCGGATCAGATCATCCGCAAGCTCGCCGAGGGCAACAAGCTCCTTGGAACCGGGCAGCAACTCAGCGAAGTGTGTCGCCACCTCGAGATCACCGAGTCGACCTGGCATCGCTGGGTCGCCCAGTACGGCGGGATGAAGGCCAGCGACGCCAAACGCCTCAAGGAACTTGAGGCCGAGAACGCCAGGCTCAAGAAGCTGGTCGCCAACCAGGCCCTTGACATCGACATGCTCAAGGAGATCT TCGTCGGGAAACTTCTGACCCCGAACCGCAAGCGCAGCGCCGCGGCGATGCTGCGCGAGCGGTTCGGGGTCTCCGAACGGCGGGCGTGCGCGGTGGTCGGCATCCACCGTTCCACCATGCGTCTACAACCACCACCGATCAGCGATGAGGAGGCCCAATTGCGGGCCTGGCTACGCGCGTTCTCCACCCAGCGGCCCCGCTGGGGATGGCGCCGTGCTGCGATCGCGGCACGGCGAGCTGGCTGGAAGGTCAACAACAAGCGCATCCGCCGCCTGTGGCGCGAGGAAGGCCTGCGGGTTCCGCAGCGCCGCAGGAAGAAACGCTTGACCGGCATCGGTGCGCAGGTCGGGGCGATGTGCCCGATCCGCCCGAATGCGATCTGGGCGATGGACTTTCAGTTCGACACCACCGCCGACGGACGAACGTTGAAGATGCTCAACGTAATCGATGAGTTCACCCGCGAAGCCCTGGCGATCGAAGTCGACCGGGCCATCAACGCCGACGGCGTGGTCGACGTCCTTGACCGTCTGGCCCTGATGCATGGGGCACCGGCCTACGTGCGGTTCGACAACGGACCCGAGTTCATCGCCCATGCTGTCAACGACTGGTGCCGCTTCAACGGCACCGGCTCGCTATTCATCGATCCCGGATCCCCCTGGCAGAACGCCTGGATCGAGTCATTCAACGGCCGACTGCGCGACGAGCTACTCAACTCCTGGCGCTTCGACTCCCTGCAAGAAGCCCAAATCATCATCGAAGATTGGAGAATCGACTACAACGCCAACCGGCCTCACTCCGCCCACAATGGGCTCACCCCAGCCGAGTTCGCCCTACAGTGGACCACGACCCACCAACCGCAAGCCGCATAG